In a genomic window of Nitrospirota bacterium:
- a CDS encoding YicC family protein: MTGFGAAEHGGFRVEIRSLNHRFMECFTKLPPHLARHEMAVRERLKKRFSRGKFDVYVSFAGEGPLVFHVNKPMVERLLAALRELRDEFLVEGEITMDTLLQWKEFFLTEEAVYDEKVLFEAVQEAAGELEEMRLREGKALAAEALGRLDALEGLNEAVKALAPEVRQKERERASASLRELLNSTARVDEARLLQEASALAEKGDFAEEVARLSSHIAQMRTILREGGTIGRRLDFLLQEMHREANTVASKAGDARVLRLVVDMKAEIERTREQVQNIQ; this comes from the coding sequence ATGACGGGGTTTGGAGCGGCCGAACACGGGGGGTTTCGCGTCGAGATTCGCTCCCTGAACCACCGGTTCATGGAGTGCTTCACGAAGCTGCCCCCGCATCTCGCCCGGCACGAGATGGCCGTCAGGGAGCGGCTGAAGAAGCGGTTCAGCCGGGGGAAGTTCGACGTCTATGTCTCCTTTGCCGGAGAGGGCCCCCTCGTCTTCCACGTAAACAAACCCATGGTGGAGAGGCTTCTGGCCGCCCTCCGCGAGCTCAGGGACGAGTTTCTGGTGGAGGGCGAGATAACGATGGACACGCTCCTTCAGTGGAAGGAGTTCTTCCTCACGGAAGAGGCGGTCTATGACGAAAAGGTCCTTTTCGAGGCGGTGCAGGAGGCCGCGGGCGAACTGGAAGAGATGCGCCTGAGGGAGGGCAAGGCCCTCGCGGCGGAGGCCCTGGGGCGCCTGGACGCCCTGGAGGGGCTGAACGAGGCGGTCAAGGCCCTCGCGCCGGAGGTCCGCCAGAAGGAGAGGGAGAGGGCATCGGCCTCTCTCCGGGAGCTTCTGAACTCCACGGCCCGGGTGGACGAGGCCCGTCTGCTCCAGGAGGCCTCCGCCCTGGCCGAGAAGGGAGATTTCGCCGAAGAGGTGGCGCGCCTTTCGAGCCACATCGCCCAGATGCGGACAATCCTCCGGGAGGGTGGTACAATAGGCCGGAGGCTGGATTTTCTCCTTCAGGAGATGCACCGCGAAGCCAACACCGTCGCCTCCAAGGCAGGAGACGCCCGGGTCTTGAGGCTGGTTGTCGATATGAAGGCGGAGATAGAGCGCACCCGCGAACAGGTGCAGAACATCCAGTAG
- a CDS encoding DUF370 domain-containing protein produces MKKGDVGRVLVNIGFGNVVAASRVVAVVAPSGAPMKRLRDDARERGKLVDATEGRRTRSIIVTDSSHVILSSLQPETITQRFVEGRSPDGE; encoded by the coding sequence ATGAAGAAGGGCGACGTGGGCAGAGTGCTTGTCAACATCGGCTTTGGCAACGTGGTGGCTGCTTCGCGCGTGGTGGCCGTGGTGGCCCCCTCCGGCGCGCCCATGAAGAGACTGAGGGACGACGCCCGGGAGCGGGGGAAGCTGGTTGACGCCACGGAGGGGCGCCGCACGCGCTCCATCATCGTCACCGACAGCAGCCACGTCATTCTGAGCTCTCTTCAGCCGGAGACGATTACGCAGCGCTTCGTGGAGGGCAGGTCCCCGGACGGTGAGTGA
- the gmk gene encoding guanylate kinase: MSEAPQPRKTAGGHLFVVSAPSGAGKTTLCRELLARRPDLRFAVSYATRKPRAGEVDGVDYVFVDEEEFQRMVEAGDFAEWARVHGNLYGTPRRALEEMLRAGYDVIHDIDVQGARQMRDFYGEAVYVFVLPPSMEALAERLSGRGTDPESVVRERLRRALEEVREYALYDYVIVNDVLEKAVGELESVILARRLRVEDLDPAWVEENFFRQEE; the protein is encoded by the coding sequence GTGAGTGAGGCCCCGCAGCCGAGGAAGACGGCCGGAGGCCACCTCTTCGTGGTCTCGGCCCCTTCGGGGGCGGGAAAGACCACCCTTTGCCGGGAGCTCCTTGCCCGCCGGCCGGACCTCCGCTTTGCCGTCTCCTACGCCACCCGGAAGCCCCGCGCGGGGGAGGTGGACGGCGTGGACTACGTCTTTGTGGACGAGGAGGAGTTTCAGCGCATGGTGGAGGCCGGGGACTTCGCCGAGTGGGCCCGCGTGCACGGCAACCTCTACGGCACGCCCAGGAGGGCGCTGGAGGAGATGCTCCGGGCCGGCTACGACGTCATCCACGACATCGATGTGCAGGGGGCCCGCCAGATGCGGGACTTTTACGGCGAGGCCGTCTACGTCTTCGTCCTGCCCCCCTCCATGGAGGCCTTGGCCGAGCGGCTCTCGGGCCGGGGGACCGACCCGGAGTCCGTCGTCCGGGAGCGCCTCCGGCGGGCGCTCGAGGAGGTGAGGGAGTACGCCCTTTATGATTATGTTATAGTAAATGACGTCCTCGAGAAGGCCGTCGGGGAGCTGGAGTCCGTCATACTGGCCCGGCGCCTCAGGGTCGAGGACCTCGACCCCGCGTGGGTGGAAGAGAATTTTTTCAGGCAGGAGGAGTAA
- the rpoZ gene encoding DNA-directed RNA polymerase subunit omega has translation MDIVSLPIEIDKEKIDSRFRLVAIAAQRAKELAFGARPRVDTRYTKFTTTALEETIEGKLEFLVGEEARAANEKARKFDYKRFLEEKRKEVMPEDLSELERDLKVYLTEREEADRQGLEDLFAERKQEEDEETSEG, from the coding sequence ATGGACATCGTCTCTCTCCCTATCGAGATCGACAAGGAGAAAATCGACAGCCGGTTCCGCCTGGTGGCCATCGCGGCGCAGCGGGCCAAGGAGCTTGCCTTCGGGGCGCGCCCCCGGGTGGATACCCGCTACACCAAGTTCACCACCACGGCCCTGGAGGAGACCATCGAAGGGAAGCTGGAGTTCCTGGTGGGCGAGGAGGCCCGGGCGGCCAACGAGAAGGCGCGGAAGTTCGACTACAAGCGCTTCCTCGAAGAGAAGAGGAAGGAGGTCATGCCCGAGGACCTCTCGGAGCTGGAGCGCGACCTGAAGGTCTATCTCACGGAACGGGAAGAGGCCGACAGGCAGGGGCTCGAGGACCTGTTCGCCGAGAGAAAACAGGAAGAAGATGAGGAGACGTCTGAGGGATAG
- the coaBC gene encoding bifunctional phosphopantothenoylcysteine decarboxylase/phosphopantothenate--cysteine ligase CoaBC, with amino-acid sequence MRRRLRDRKILHGITGSVAAYKAIDLIRRLKDEGASVAVVMTDASRRFITPLLVEAASGCPPGTDMFGEPMAHISLPRQADLLLVAPASAHTLAKLASGWAGDLLSASYLSFTGKVVVAPAMNWRMYENPAVRRNLAVLAERGVLEVPPEEGALACAEEGKGRMAGIPAILEAVKTALSKKDLAGKRVVVTAGPTREHIDPVRFISNRSSGKMGYAVAAAARRRGADVTLVSGPSVLAPPPAVALVRVESASQMREAVLEETVDADVLVMAAAVADFVPTVTSGTKLPKETLRRIELAPAPDILAEVGAMGRRPFVVGFAAETGPGLGRASEKLQKKNVDMVVFNDVSQPGSGFDSDTNKVTIVQGGARREYPLMSKEEVAEAILDGVCGARG; translated from the coding sequence ATGAGGAGACGTCTGAGGGATAGAAAAATCCTTCACGGCATCACGGGCAGCGTTGCGGCTTATAAGGCCATAGACCTGATAAGACGGCTCAAGGACGAGGGGGCATCGGTCGCCGTGGTAATGACCGATGCCTCTCGTCGTTTCATAACCCCGCTTCTGGTGGAGGCGGCCTCGGGCTGCCCGCCCGGGACCGACATGTTCGGGGAGCCCATGGCCCACATCTCCCTTCCCCGCCAGGCGGACCTCCTGCTGGTGGCCCCGGCCTCGGCCCACACCCTGGCCAAACTGGCCTCGGGCTGGGCGGGGGACCTGCTGAGCGCGTCCTATCTGTCCTTTACCGGGAAGGTCGTCGTGGCTCCGGCCATGAACTGGCGGATGTACGAAAACCCCGCCGTCCGCCGCAACCTGGCCGTCCTGGCCGAGCGGGGCGTGCTGGAGGTCCCTCCGGAGGAGGGCGCCTTGGCCTGCGCGGAGGAGGGCAAGGGCAGGATGGCCGGCATCCCGGCCATCCTGGAGGCCGTAAAGACGGCGCTTTCGAAAAAGGACCTGGCCGGAAAGCGCGTCGTGGTCACCGCCGGGCCCACCCGCGAGCACATAGACCCCGTGCGCTTCATCAGCAACCGGTCCTCGGGCAAGATGGGATACGCCGTGGCCGCCGCGGCCCGGCGAAGGGGGGCGGACGTCACGCTCGTCAGCGGCCCTTCCGTCCTTGCGCCGCCTCCCGCGGTGGCCCTTGTCCGCGTGGAGAGCGCGAGCCAGATGCGAGAGGCCGTGCTGGAGGAGACCGTGGATGCTGACGTCCTGGTGATGGCGGCGGCCGTGGCCGATTTTGTCCCCACGGTCACCTCCGGGACAAAGCTCCCCAAGGAGACGCTGCGCCGCATCGAGCTGGCCCCTGCTCCAGACATTTTGGCGGAAGTGGGGGCCATGGGGCGCAGGCCCTTCGTCGTGGGGTTTGCCGCCGAGACCGGTCCGGGCCTCGGGCGGGCCAGCGAGAAGCTCCAGAAGAAGAACGTCGACATGGTCGTCTTCAACGACGTCAGCCAGCCCGGCTCGGGCTTTGACTCCGACACCAACAAAGTGACAATCGTCCAGGGCGGCGCCCGGCGCGAATACCCCCTGATGAGCAAGGAGGAAGTTGCCGAGGCAATCCTGGACGGGGTTTGTGGGGCAAGGGGTTGA
- a CDS encoding tetratricopeptide repeat protein, whose translation MDNIEKLKEKVDKDPSSALFVPLAEEYRKAGDLEGAIETLRAGIERQPGYMSARVALAKIYLQQNMLKEAREELEHVVAAVPDNIFACKKLLDIYRELGDLPRAVEQARKVLELNPGDEETCQFLEGVKAEELGEGTPPGEEAVFESLGEEEEEYLGAEEPLGMGAPAGEAEEEAELGDEEFILSLSEKGEEEEGEGLREREAFELEFPEPEEGAGPPEEEAPGMGEEMAPPEEEVPGMEEEMSPPEVQVQETVSLEELEKEFQDMKGPAVEEEPPPHEAPAGPPSEADVLLGRADEAVRTEDYGKAMDLYGELLSGEPDNPRARERLQELKWLLKMTGKEDEVLEERLSGFLDGIKKRRDEFLGNT comes from the coding sequence ATGGACAACATCGAGAAGCTGAAGGAAAAAGTAGACAAGGACCCGTCCTCCGCGCTCTTTGTCCCCCTGGCCGAGGAGTACCGCAAGGCCGGAGACCTGGAGGGCGCCATAGAGACGCTGAGGGCCGGCATAGAGAGGCAGCCCGGGTACATGAGCGCCAGGGTGGCCCTGGCCAAGATATATCTGCAGCAGAACATGCTGAAAGAGGCCCGGGAAGAGCTGGAGCACGTGGTTGCGGCGGTTCCGGACAACATCTTCGCGTGCAAGAAGCTCCTGGATATCTACCGGGAGCTGGGCGACCTTCCCCGGGCGGTCGAGCAGGCTCGGAAAGTCCTCGAGCTGAACCCCGGGGACGAGGAGACATGCCAGTTTCTGGAGGGGGTGAAGGCCGAGGAGCTCGGGGAAGGGACCCCGCCCGGGGAAGAGGCCGTCTTCGAGTCCCTGGGCGAGGAGGAAGAGGAGTACCTGGGCGCCGAGGAGCCCCTGGGCATGGGTGCTCCTGCCGGAGAGGCCGAGGAAGAGGCCGAGTTAGGCGACGAGGAATTCATTCTTTCCCTGAGCGAGAAGGGCGAAGAAGAGGAGGGAGAGGGCCTTCGGGAAAGAGAGGCTTTCGAACTGGAATTTCCCGAGCCGGAGGAGGGGGCCGGGCCCCCGGAAGAGGAAGCTCCTGGCATGGGGGAGGAGATGGCGCCCCCGGAAGAGGAAGTCCCGGGCATGGAGGAGGAGATGAGTCCTCCGGAAGTCCAGGTTCAGGAGACGGTCTCTCTTGAGGAGCTGGAAAAAGAGTTTCAGGACATGAAGGGGCCGGCGGTGGAGGAGGAGCCCCCGCCCCATGAGGCCCCGGCGGGGCCGCCTTCCGAGGCGGACGTGCTTCTGGGGCGGGCCGACGAAGCCGTCCGCACCGAGGACTACGGCAAGGCCATGGACCTCTACGGCGAGCTCCTTTCTGGTGAGCCCGACAACCCACGGGCGCGGGAGAGGCTCCAGGAGCTGAAGTGGCTCCTCAAGATGACCGGCAAGGAGGACGAGGTCCTCGAGGAGAGGCTCTCTGGCTTTCTCGACGGGATAAAGAAGAGGCGGGATGAGTTTCTCGGAAATACTTAG
- a CDS encoding M48 family metalloprotease, which yields MRPLSVLFRAACACAAFLVLSSCAISPVTGKPELMLVSQQQEIQLGKEAAPSLTWGYGGRYRDEELQRYLEPIVRRIWENSERPDLPFRFATLNTSVPNAFALPGYVAITRGLLAEFDNEAQFVAVMGHEVGHVAARHTAKALTRRTLQQLGLVLGGAVLADSGTRDVVLGVGALGSSLLLLKFSRDQELQADRLGVRYMAELGYDPRQAVQAHERLMVAVDDYLHRIGEKRREGTIIEALFSTHPRESVRKEEIRDMIGDLPPYQVTAPQGGTGRERFIEKTRSLREVHQAYAPYDRAVKYYGEGKLREAEAELKKALATMEGQAPFHNLYGMLMLKRDSPEKARGYFERALALYPDYQPSVYGLGLVAMSQGRYRDALVHFDKSLKLFPAHAGTVLGMGKSHFKLGQYREALPYLESFASAYPRHPEVHGMLGLCYESTGRLREAVQSYQRQLEVAPENDMGALARERLAALGMTPS from the coding sequence ATGAGACCGCTCTCCGTCCTTTTCCGCGCGGCCTGCGCCTGTGCAGCGTTTCTCGTCCTTTCCTCCTGCGCCATAAGCCCGGTGACGGGCAAGCCGGAGCTCATGCTGGTCTCCCAGCAGCAAGAGATACAGCTGGGCAAGGAGGCCGCACCCAGCCTCACCTGGGGCTACGGGGGCCGGTACCGGGACGAGGAGCTTCAGCGCTACCTGGAGCCCATCGTCAGGCGCATATGGGAGAACTCGGAGCGTCCCGACCTGCCCTTCCGTTTTGCCACCCTGAACACCTCCGTCCCCAACGCCTTCGCCCTGCCGGGCTATGTGGCCATAACCCGCGGGCTCCTGGCGGAGTTTGACAACGAGGCCCAGTTCGTCGCCGTCATGGGCCACGAGGTGGGGCACGTGGCGGCCCGCCACACCGCCAAGGCCCTCACGCGGCGCACGCTTCAGCAACTGGGCCTGGTCCTGGGCGGAGCGGTGCTTGCCGACTCCGGGACCAGGGACGTGGTGCTGGGCGTGGGGGCCCTGGGCAGCAGCCTCCTGCTTCTGAAGTTCAGCCGCGACCAGGAGCTTCAGGCGGACCGCCTGGGCGTGCGCTACATGGCGGAGTTGGGCTATGACCCCCGTCAGGCGGTGCAGGCCCATGAGCGGCTCATGGTTGCCGTGGACGACTACCTGCACCGCATCGGCGAGAAGAGACGGGAGGGCACCATTATCGAGGCGCTTTTTTCCACCCACCCCCGGGAATCGGTCCGCAAGGAAGAAATCCGGGACATGATAGGCGACCTTCCCCCCTACCAGGTCACGGCTCCCCAGGGAGGCACCGGCCGGGAGCGTTTCATCGAGAAAACGCGCTCCTTGCGCGAGGTCCACCAGGCCTACGCCCCCTACGACCGTGCGGTGAAGTACTACGGCGAGGGGAAGCTCCGGGAGGCCGAAGCGGAGCTCAAGAAAGCCCTGGCAACAATGGAGGGGCAGGCTCCCTTCCATAACCTTTACGGCATGCTCATGCTCAAGCGCGACAGCCCGGAGAAGGCGCGGGGATACTTCGAGCGGGCGCTCGCCCTGTACCCCGACTATCAGCCGTCGGTCTACGGGCTGGGCCTGGTTGCCATGAGCCAGGGGCGCTACCGGGACGCCCTGGTGCATTTCGACAAGAGCCTCAAGCTTTTCCCCGCGCATGCAGGCACGGTGCTGGGCATGGGGAAGAGCCACTTCAAGCTCGGCCAGTACCGGGAGGCCCTCCCCTACCTGGAGAGCTTCGCCTCGGCCTATCCCCGCCATCCGGAGGTCCACGGGATGCTGGGCCTCTGCTACGAGAGCACCGGACGTCTCCGCGAGGCCGTGCAGTCCTACCAGAGGCAGCTCGAAGTGGCGCCGGAGAACGACATGGGCGCACTGGCCCGGGAAAGGCTCGCCGCCCTGGGCATGACCCCTTCCTGA
- a CDS encoding cation transporter: protein MAQATLKIEGMSCQHCVMRVKQALEGLDGVSSSKVEIGTAEVAFDEKKISRADLEMAVEKAGYKVSKS, encoded by the coding sequence ATGGCCCAAGCCACGCTGAAGATAGAGGGCATGAGTTGCCAGCATTGCGTCATGCGGGTCAAGCAGGCCCTGGAGGGCCTGGACGGCGTTTCTTCATCGAAGGTGGAAATCGGCACCGCGGAGGTCGCCTTCGACGAGAAGAAGATATCGCGCGCCGACCTGGAGATGGCCGTCGAGAAGGCCGGCTACAAGGTCAGCAAGTCCTGA
- the aroQ gene encoding type II 3-dehydroquinate dehydratase, giving the protein MRVLVIHGPNLNMLGAREPEVYGSRTLEEIDEQIRALAADLDLEVSIFQSNDEGAMVSRIQKQDYAFLVINPAAYTHTSVALRDAIAAAGKPAIEVHLSNIHRREEFRRVSYIAGVALGQISGFGVESYLLALRAARTYLQPGE; this is encoded by the coding sequence GTGAGAGTCCTCGTCATCCATGGTCCGAACCTGAACATGCTCGGGGCGAGGGAGCCCGAAGTCTACGGCTCCCGGACGCTGGAGGAAATAGACGAGCAGATACGGGCCCTTGCAGCCGACCTGGACCTGGAGGTCTCCATCTTCCAGAGCAACGACGAAGGCGCCATGGTCAGCCGCATCCAGAAGCAGGACTATGCGTTCCTCGTTATCAACCCCGCGGCTTACACCCACACGAGCGTAGCCCTTCGTGACGCCATCGCCGCCGCCGGGAAGCCCGCCATCGAGGTGCATCTGTCCAACATCCACCGGCGGGAGGAGTTCCGCCGGGTCTCCTACATAGCCGGGGTCGCCCTGGGGCAGATAAGTGGCTTCGGGGTGGAGAGCTATCTTCTGGCCCTCAGGGCAGCCAGGACGTACCTTCAGCCCGGAGAATGA
- a CDS encoding aminopeptidase P family protein, with translation MRRLPGKVDAFLVTRMPNVRYLSGFTGSSGFLLVTPGERLFVTDSRYALQAREQVDPAFTVLVEKRAPEQAVRALARRRGVRSLGVESSISYEFYRSLEKSGIALRACKGVVEKLRMRKDEEEMRHIREAVRRAEAAFEELLPHVRPGAVERALALRLEDHLRLHGSRRVPFDAIVASGPNSAKPHWAPGSRKLAPGDLVVIDWGGEADGYCSDMTRTVLLRGKDTAPKEELYRLVLDANRRGIAAVKAEERASRIDKEARDVIKNAGYAEFFGHALGHGVGLEVHELPRISGRSRRRVREGMVFTVEPGVYVPGLGGVRIEDMVLVGRDGREVLTSLPVELRIL, from the coding sequence ATGCGGCGCCTCCCCGGGAAGGTGGACGCCTTCCTGGTCACACGGATGCCCAACGTCCGCTATCTGAGCGGGTTTACGGGCTCCTCGGGCTTCCTCCTCGTCACGCCGGGGGAAAGGCTGTTCGTCACGGACTCCCGGTACGCTCTTCAGGCCCGGGAGCAGGTGGACCCGGCCTTCACCGTCCTTGTCGAGAAGCGGGCCCCCGAGCAGGCGGTGCGCGCGCTGGCCAGGCGGCGCGGGGTTCGCTCCCTGGGGGTGGAGTCCTCGATAAGCTACGAGTTTTACCGTTCGCTCGAGAAGAGCGGAATTGCACTCCGGGCATGCAAGGGCGTGGTGGAGAAGCTCCGCATGCGCAAGGACGAAGAGGAGATGAGACACATCCGCGAGGCCGTGCGCCGGGCGGAGGCGGCCTTCGAGGAGCTTCTGCCCCACGTAAGGCCCGGCGCGGTGGAGAGGGCCCTGGCCCTGAGGCTTGAGGACCATCTGAGGCTTCATGGCTCGCGGCGGGTGCCCTTCGACGCCATCGTGGCCTCCGGGCCGAACTCCGCCAAGCCCCACTGGGCGCCCGGCTCCCGGAAACTCGCTCCCGGCGACCTCGTGGTCATCGATTGGGGCGGGGAGGCCGACGGATATTGCTCCGACATGACGCGCACCGTGCTGCTGAGGGGGAAGGACACCGCCCCGAAAGAGGAGCTCTACCGCCTGGTCCTCGACGCCAACCGCCGGGGAATCGCGGCGGTCAAGGCCGAAGAGAGGGCCTCGCGGATTGACAAGGAGGCGAGGGATGTTATAAAAAATGCGGGTTACGCGGAGTTCTTCGGGCATGCGCTGGGCCACGGCGTGGGCCTCGAGGTCCATGAGCTCCCACGTATCTCCGGGCGCTCCCGCAGGAGGGTGCGGGAGGGGATGGTCTTCACCGTGGAGCCGGGCGTCTATGTTCCCGGGCTGGGGGGTGTTAGAATAGAAGACATGGTCCTGGTGGGGAGGGACGGCCGCGAGGTGCTCACCTCGCTTCCGGTGGAGCTGCGGATACTTTAG
- the efp gene encoding elongation factor P, whose protein sequence is MISTAEFRKGAKILYKGEPFEVVDFQHSKMGRGGALVKTRMKNLITGAVLEDTFRSGEKFETPELEERQMQYLYAEDGLHYFMDTETYEQVPLTEEQFGEARKFTKENTTVAILYFKGRPISIEPPTFVELVVTETEPGFKGDTASGGSKPATLETGASVKVPFHIEVGDAIRVDTRTGEYIERVK, encoded by the coding sequence TTGATTTCGACGGCCGAGTTCAGAAAAGGTGCAAAGATCCTCTACAAGGGCGAGCCCTTCGAGGTCGTGGACTTTCAGCATTCCAAGATGGGCCGGGGCGGCGCTTTGGTGAAGACCCGCATGAAGAACCTCATCACGGGGGCGGTTCTGGAGGACACCTTCCGCTCGGGAGAGAAGTTCGAGACCCCGGAGCTCGAAGAGCGGCAGATGCAGTACCTGTACGCGGAGGACGGGCTCCATTATTTCATGGACACGGAAACCTACGAGCAGGTGCCCCTGACGGAGGAGCAGTTCGGGGAGGCCCGGAAGTTCACGAAGGAAAACACCACCGTCGCCATCCTGTACTTCAAGGGCCGGCCCATCTCCATCGAGCCGCCGACCTTTGTGGAGCTCGTGGTCACCGAGACCGAGCCCGGATTCAAGGGCGATACGGCCTCCGGGGGCTCCAAGCCCGCCACGCTGGAGACGGGGGCTTCGGTGAAGGTGCCGTTTCACATAGAGGTGGGAGACGCCATCAGGGTGGACACACGCACGGGGGAGTACATCGAAAGGGTTAAATAA
- the accB gene encoding acetyl-CoA carboxylase biotin carboxyl carrier protein, whose product MDLDEIKRLMDLLKDTDITDLQLEREGMRIRLRREKMFASIEMPQAGVPAQAAEAARKEERPPEESERLVTVSAPLVGTFYRAPSPEASPFVEVGDKVRKGQVVCIIEAMKLMNEIESEVDGVIVSRLVENAQAVEYGEPLFLIEPA is encoded by the coding sequence ATGGATCTGGACGAGATAAAGCGCCTGATGGACCTCCTGAAGGACACGGACATCACCGACCTTCAGCTGGAGAGGGAGGGCATGAGGATCCGGCTCCGGCGGGAGAAGATGTTTGCCTCCATAGAGATGCCGCAGGCGGGCGTCCCCGCTCAGGCGGCCGAAGCGGCCCGGAAAGAGGAAAGGCCTCCCGAGGAGTCCGAGCGGCTGGTGACGGTGAGCGCGCCGCTGGTGGGCACGTTCTACAGGGCGCCTTCCCCCGAGGCCTCGCCGTTCGTCGAGGTGGGCGACAAGGTGCGCAAGGGGCAGGTCGTTTGCATCATCGAGGCCATGAAACTCATGAACGAGATCGAGAGCGAAGTGGACGGCGTCATCGTCAGCCGGCTGGTGGAGAACGCCCAGGCCGTGGAGTACGGCGAGCCTCTCTTTCTCATCGAGCCGGCCTAA
- the accC gene encoding acetyl-CoA carboxylase biotin carboxylase subunit gives MFKKILIANRGEIAVRVIRACRELGIPTVAVYSSGDKESMHVRLADEAVCIGPPDPLQSYLNIPALLTTAELTDASAIHPGYGFLSENAHFAETCASAGIVFIGPTSRNIRMGGDKSKAREVLKKNGVPVVPGSEGVLAGEEAALKLAKKIGFPVILKAAHGGGGRGMKIVPGPEDLSNAFHLAQREAVSAFGTKDLYMEKYITELRHIEVQIAADGEGDVIHLGERDCSIQRRHQKLVEEAPSPFVSPRMRRKMGDLAVKAAKAFNYRNVGTVEFAVGPEGETYFMEINTRVQVEHPVTEAVTGVDLVKEQIRLAAGEPLSVKQSQVRLSGHAIECRINAEDPERFVPSPGKITFLYLPGGPGVRVDTAAYAGWSVPPHYDSLIAKLIVHGRDRTEAIARMKRALGEFQVEGIKTTIPFHRLVLDNEHFISGNFNTRFVERMSTEPAHRH, from the coding sequence ATGTTCAAGAAGATACTGATAGCCAACCGCGGCGAGATTGCGGTTCGAGTCATCCGGGCATGCCGGGAACTGGGCATACCCACCGTGGCCGTCTATTCCAGCGGCGACAAGGAATCCATGCACGTGCGGCTCGCCGACGAGGCCGTCTGCATCGGGCCGCCGGACCCCCTGCAGAGCTACCTGAACATTCCCGCCCTCCTGACCACGGCCGAGCTGACGGACGCCTCCGCCATCCATCCGGGCTACGGCTTTCTCTCGGAAAACGCCCACTTTGCCGAGACGTGCGCCTCGGCGGGCATTGTCTTCATCGGGCCCACCTCGCGCAACATCCGCATGGGCGGGGACAAGTCCAAGGCCCGGGAGGTCCTGAAGAAAAACGGGGTCCCCGTGGTCCCGGGCAGCGAAGGGGTCCTGGCCGGCGAAGAGGCGGCCCTCAAGCTGGCCAAGAAGATTGGCTTTCCGGTCATCCTCAAGGCCGCCCATGGAGGCGGAGGACGGGGGATGAAGATTGTCCCGGGCCCGGAGGACCTTTCCAATGCCTTCCACCTCGCCCAGCGCGAGGCGGTGAGCGCCTTCGGGACCAAGGACCTTTACATGGAGAAATACATCACCGAGCTCCGCCACATCGAGGTGCAGATTGCGGCCGACGGCGAAGGGGACGTGATACACCTGGGCGAGCGGGACTGCTCCATCCAGCGCAGGCACCAGAAGCTGGTGGAGGAGGCCCCGTCGCCTTTCGTCTCTCCGCGCATGAGGAGGAAGATGGGCGACCTCGCGGTCAAGGCAGCCAAGGCCTTCAACTACCGGAACGTGGGCACCGTGGAGTTCGCCGTGGGGCCGGAGGGTGAGACATACTTCATGGAGATAAACACCCGCGTTCAGGTGGAGCATCCCGTGACGGAGGCCGTCACGGGCGTGGACCTCGTCAAGGAACAGATACGTCTGGCCGCCGGGGAGCCCCTGAGCGTGAAGCAGTCGCAGGTCAGGCTCTCCGGCCATGCCATAGAGTGCCGCATCAACGCCGAGGACCCGGAGAGGTTCGTCCCCTCTCCCGGGAAGATCACCTTCCTCTACCTCCCCGGAGGCCCGGGCGTTCGCGTGGATACGGCGGCCTATGCGGGATGGTCCGTCCCTCCGCACTACGATTCCCTCATCGCCAAGCTCATCGTCCATGGCCGCGACCGCACGGAGGCCATCGCGCGCATGAAGCGCGCCCTTGGGGAATTCCAGGTGGAAGGCATCAAGACTACCATCCCCTTTCACCGCCTGGTACTTGACAACGAACACTTCATAAGTGGTAACTTTAATACGAGGTTTGTGGAACGCATGAGCACTGAACCCGCACACCGGCATTGA